The nucleotide sequence GGAGAGAAATATCTCCTGGGAACTTAGATGTTTTCAGGAAGCTGAGATTTCCTCCAGCTCCACCCATTCTCATGCCCTGGACACAAGGACAAAGCTGGCAGTGGAAGCACTGATGTGTGACAGACACAAGGAAACTTGAGTGGGGAGACCCCGAGGGAGGGGCGGCTCTGAATGGAGCCTGTGTAACAAGACCAGAGGGCAGGCCAGGTGCAGGAACGGGAACGAAGTCTAGTCGTCTAGTTATCGGAGGTAGAGGTGGAGGCCACAAAGGCGAAAccgcccctgccctcaaggggatCCGCTCTGAAGACAGACTAGATTCATGACCCAGGAGGGAAAGGCCTCCAGCAGGGGCAGGAGAGGGGCAGCCAGAGTCACTCCAGTGCAGAGTTGGGAGAGCCCCCTAGAGGCAAGCGCTGAGAACCGATGCTTTCCAATAGACTGCTACTGGTCTTTGGACTTCACTCCTTGGGTCCCGAGGGCCACTTGGTGAGGAAGGCACTCCGTGCCCGGTGGGTAAACTGAGGAAGTTCAGAAACTTGCCAATGGTCACAACGGCCTTTGGAAGCTGCCCTTTGAGCTCAGCCCACGACATCATGTTGTGCGTGGGGCCCCGTGGAAGCTCGCCTAAGGGGAGGGGgctgtctcccttcttccccagtTCCCGAGTTCCGCTACTTTGTGACTGGGGTGCTGCACCAGGGCTCTCCGGCCTTCTTGGAGCTGCCTAGAAAAGGGGCCTCCGTGCGCAGCGGGGCTGAGGAGGGCTCCCCCACCTCGCCTCAGTCTCCCCACAGCAGGAAAGAGGCGCCGGGGCATGGGCCGGGAGCACGGGCTTCCGCGTGGACATGGCGGAGGGACGGCACCACCTGCTGGCCACTCAAGCACACTTCCGTCTTTTCTCCAAGGAAATGGCCCTGGACCCTTTGCCTTGCTCCCCTCACGTGATCTCTCCAGCCTTAATACCCAGGAGCCTGAGCGCGCAGAGCCTACGGTGGCCGAATGACCGCGCCACCAAACCTCGCGAGAAGGATGAAGCTCCTCCCACTGGGCGCGCCCCCAGCCACGCCCCCCTGGAAAGAAGGCTCGACCGCCATGGAAGGGCAGGCTCCTGGCACCGGGGACAGGCCCTTGGCCGAGGCCCACGTTCATTTCCATCGCGGGGAGTATGACAAGGCCGAGACGCTCTATTCGGCCTACATTCACCAGTGCACCTGCGCAGATAGGGGAGCGCACGCCGCCCCGTGAGTCTCGCGAGAGCTGGAGGGAGGCAGCTGTCGGCTGGTGGTGTCATaacggggaaactgaggcctggggggtgggggtggtgcgGGGAGCTCCTCTAGACCTTGGCTTTACtggagagaaaactgaggcgGGCAGGCCCCGAGGGTCATGTTTCCTTGTCCGCCGGGGGTGTTTTCTGGGGTTCAGAGGCCCCAGCTGTTGGGGTCCTCCGTCCCCTGCGGATCCTGGGCCACTTTCGGCACCAAGGAGCCAATGATACCTCCGAGAACAAAGTCCCCTCGAGCCTCCGAGGGAAGAAGGGCAGGGGGAGGTGGGAGAGTTCGGCCTCTTCTTCCTAACCCCCCTCCTCCAGTCTGCAAAgttgggggcgggggtgggggggaggggctcTCAGATCTGGGCCCTCCTGACCCTCTGAGAGAAGAGAGGGCCTTGGGTCCTGTAGGGATGGTGATCCCAAGCTTAGGGTTGactccccccttttttcccccccaGCTGATCTCCTGCTGCAGAGGACACCCCATCTCCGATGCTGGCCCCTCCCCAGCTCCAGGACTCCCCTGAAGCTCCCTCCCACTAGCCAGGGCTTCCCAGCCTCTTGGCCTCCATCAGCTTTGTCTCTGTCCAGGGTTATCCAGGAGAGACTTGGGGCTCTGTGGCCTTGGGGGGAAGCTTTGTGATGCCCTGGGCTctaaggaagatctgaattcaaatcctgcctcagaaatgtTTTAGCTGCACAGTACATTCCAGAATGAAAATACATAAACACGAAAATATGTAATTGGATAATCTAATAATTACATATTGCATAACCAAATGTCCCATGTAATTATTATACATAAAGAATGACCTGGGGCAGCCAGATGATGCATTGGATAGggccctgaattcaaatgtgatctgcctcagacatttagctgtgtgatcttgggcaagtcactttgccctgtgccttagtttcctcctctgtaaaatgaattggaggatGAAATGGCCAATGGCCTCAGGATCTTTCCAAGAAGGCCTCCAGtggagtcataaagaatcaggactgaagaacaacaaagagTGGCCCGGAATGAATTTCTAATTATCCTTGTCCAGAAGTTCTCCAGTGACTCCAGGGCTGACCTGGGCCTCAGGATTCTAATTCAGTTCTGAGCACTAAGTCAGCTCCCGTCCATGGAGGTACTGAGCTAGGTGTCAGGGATGAGAAGCGTGTGCCAGGAGATTTGGAGGGCTCCGGGCAGGCTTCCTGCAGGGCCGCTGTGGAGGGAGCTCATGGCCCACAGAATCCTGGGAGCAAGCCCGTGTGTTTGCTTTCTCGGTCCACTCTGAACGGGATGGGCTGTTGGCCGGTTCATTCCTCCGAGGAACAGTGTAGGTGAGAAGctgaattttccattttgttttgaaGCCATTGCTCCCGCGAGGATTTGGCCACGGCCTACAACAACAGGGGCCAGATCAAATATCTTCGGGTGGACTTCTACGAAGCCGTGGACGACTACACAGCTGCCATCGAAGCCCTTCCCCAGTTCGAGGTCCCGTATTACAACCGAGGCTTAGTATTTTACCGGATGGGTGAGGACACTTTCTGTTCCCCGTGTTGTTGACTGGATCTTGTTGTTTGAGGTTCCTGTAAACTCGGGCAGCGGACCTGAAGTGGTCCACCCGGTGCTCAGGGGCTCTTAGAATGCTGGGGTATGACCAAGATTGGGGGGGCGGGGCTGGGCCCGCACTTAGAACTGGCCTGGAGCAGGTGGCTTTGGGCCTGATCGACCCCAGTTGCCAATGATAGCTGTTATATGAGAAACTTCTTTCTAAACACAAATCCTTCAGTTCCATGAGATAATCGAAGGGGAAAGGCTTGAGCCCTTTGGACAATTCCAGGTGCCTGTTAGCCTTGCTTCCCCTTTAAAGATTAAAAAGCAGGTTAAAggagggcagcttggtggctcagtggatagagacccaggcctggaatcagaagaacctgggttcaaatctgacctcacggatttcctagctgtgaagtccttaaccctgattgcttggcccttactgctcttctgccttagaattgatacttattaaaaaaacaaacaaacaaaaaaacaaaccgcAGGGCGAAGGGACGGTTGTTGAagtctctttttccaattttgtgGCCTTTTCATCCACAGTTGGTTAAGGTTCATGGGTGCTGggccttctgtttctgtttctttttccattttaagtcATGGGGAGCTAGCAGGAGGCGCATCTCCCCTAAGGAATGGCCTCTTTATCCATAGGTAATCAGGGTTACCAGAGGGTGTGCTAACTTACTGGGAAGATTTTTGAAAACAGAAATAAGAGCAAAAAGTTTATCTGCTggagcagcgatgggcaaactacagcctgagaGCCAGAGGCAGCCcggaaatgttctatccggcctccccacattattcctaatctgacgaatacaatgagtaggatccaatac is from Gracilinanus agilis isolate LMUSP501 chromosome 2, AgileGrace, whole genome shotgun sequence and encodes:
- the TTC32 gene encoding tetratricopeptide repeat protein 32 isoform X2; translated protein: MTAPPNLARRMKLLPLGAPPATPPWKEGSTAMEGQAPGTGDRPLAEAHVHFHRGEYDKAETLYSAYIHQCTCADRGAHAAPHCSREDLATAYNNRGQIKYLRVDFYEAVDDYTAAIEALPQFEDTSMTLWKISRKC
- the TTC32 gene encoding tetratricopeptide repeat protein 32 isoform X1, with protein sequence MTAPPNLARRMKLLPLGAPPATPPWKEGSTAMEGQAPGTGDRPLAEAHVHFHRGEYDKAETLYSAYIHQCTCADRGAHAAPHCSREDLATAYNNRGQIKYLRVDFYEAVDDYTAAIEALPQFEVPYYNRGLVFYRMGHFDDALEDFKKVLALNPGFQDAVLSLKQTILDKEEKQTRND